Genomic DNA from Methanobacteriaceae archaeon:
GTTGAGATTATAAACAAAGTGCGTGATGAATTAGATATACCTGCACTTTTAGATACATCCGGATTTGGATCAAGACGTGGTCCATACAACTGTAAGAAATGTAATAAAGATTTAAAACACATGATAATTGATAACAATTTGACACAAACCAAAATTGAATATGAATGTGAATGTAAAAGTGAATGGTTGGCTGAAATTAACAATTCCGATATGAATAAATCCACTGTCGAAGTTAAACATATCCCATTATATTAATATAATTAAAAGTGCCAATATTATTATTAGGAGGAAAATATGAAAACTAAATTTGTTAGTTTACTAGCTGTATTTCTCGGATTAATAATTATAGTATTCCCGTTAATGGGAGTTATCGGAGCTAGTTCATTAATTGGATTATCCGCATTATTAATGTCCATTTATTTACTTGTTACTGGAATTACAATTATTGATTATAATAGTAGAGGAGCCATACTTGATTTAGTGTTAGGACTTTTACTTTTATTTGTAAGTATTTGTTTGATATTCAATCCAGCATTACTTGGATTTTTAACAGAACTATCAATGTATTTCTCAGGAATAATGTTAATCATTGTTGCTGTTGTTTCATTAATTAATAACCGCAATTCCAGATATGGATTTTATACTGGAATTCTTGGAATAATACTTGGTTTATTATACATAATCGTTGGAACTTACCTTTCAAATCCAATTATTCTCGGTACTTTTATTGGAGTATGGTTAGTGATAAATGGTATTTTAAATTTTATGGATAGATAAACTATCCAAATTTTTTTCTTTTTTTGGTGTTAATATTGATTGGAATTAGTGCAGATTTTGACCCTGTTCACAAAGGTCATGAAAAATTAATTAAAGAAGCTAGAAAACTTGCTGATGAAAAAAACAAAAAAGTTGTTGTTTATTTAAATAAAGGATTTAGTGCAAATCATGCTCCTTTTTTTGCAAGTTTTGAAGCTAGAAAAGAAATGGCATTAGCATTAGGTGCTGATGAAGTTAGATGTTTTGAAGGACTTCATCACAGATTAGTTTTATCATATAGTGTGCCAATCAGACTCCAACAGATGATTGATGATGGAGTAACTGATTATATTACCTCAGCAAGCATTTCACTTGATGAGATTAAATCAAAAGCACAGAAGTTTATTGATGAGGGAAATTTCGTTGGAATGCCAAAACACTATACAAACAGAAATGAAATCAGATGGTATGCTATAAATCAGTTTCTTGGATCAAAACTAGAGTATCATGTTGTAAAGGAATTAAACAAAGACAAATATTCCGGAAGATTAATCAGACAATCCATTATTGATAATGACATGACAATAACTGATGATGTTAAAAAAGTACTTCCAAAATCAACAGTTGATATTCTTCAGCGCGAAATTGATGCTGGAAATATTCCTGAAGAGAGAAACTGGGATGATATTTATAAAAGAATGAACACCTATTCTAGAGGAAATCTTGAAAAAATAGCTTATCTTAATGGTAATACAATAAACGAAATTATTAAAAAAAGAGTTTATAGAGACCCAGAATCCATTTGGGCTGTTTTTAGAAGATCAAACTACGGACCAGTAATGACCAGATTGGCAATTAGTGCAATTGAAATGGATGTTACAAAAAAAGAAGTAATGGATTTAATGAAAAGCTATGAATCCAAAGGTGTTATTCCTGATAATCAGAAAGTCCAAAGAGTAATTGACAGAGCATGGTATGTTGCAAGCAGCGATTTAGATGCTCGTGAGGCAAATGAAAAATTCAGAAGTGAATTTATTGAGGTTGATGCTCCGCTAAAACTTGAAGCAGGACTAAATTTAACTAAATTTGAAACTAAGATTACAAAAGAAGGAATAAATACTGATTTATATGTGGATAAGAAAGGTAAGATTTCTGTTCAGTTTAAAAGTGAAGGTAAAAAAATTAAAACAAATTTAAGACTTCCTGCTGTAGAGGTTACTTATCTAAGATACATTATGGATGCTCATTTTATTCCTGTTAGTGGAAGTATAAAAAAAGCTAAAAAAGGATTTAAAGTTGAAGTGGTTATTGGTTAAGCTTTTTTAGAGCTGCCTTAACCATAATTAACTCATTTTTATCAAAACACTCAATTATTTCTTCAAGTTCTTCAGATTTTCTTTTTGAATTATTTAAAGTATTGTTTATTCTTGATAGAGATTTTTGTCTAAAATCATCTCCTTCAGTCAAAGTAAGTATATCAAAAAACTCTTCTTCTAAACCATATTGTTTTGCAGTTTCAGTCGTTTCAATCAATAGTGCTGATAAGGATTTTGTATAGCTACTTCTAAGTAGTTTTAAAATAGCTACCTCACCTAGATTATCACTGATTTTTCTTGTTTGAATAAACTCATCTAAAAATAACAACTCATCAGATTGTTCACCACAAATATATAAACTTGGATTATCGGAGTCAATTTTTCCAATAATTGCACCATCAACAAGATTATCAACATATTGACTTATTTTAAAAGTAGTTTCAGGAGATATATTATTTAAATCCAGATAAATTCCTTTGGCAAATTTTCCATAGTTTTTTGCAACTTCAAGTGCATTTTTTGGAGAATTTGCAGAAATTAGAATATCTGAATCAATAGCTACCTGCTTAAATGTGTCTTTAACTTCAATTCCTGATTTTTCAATAGCTTCAATTGTTTTATGAGATCTATTTTCAGTTGAAGTTAAAAAGGTGATTTCATCAGACTTAATTATCTTTGTAAGATTTTGCAAAACCTTTCCAAATCCAATAAGTCCTATAATCATAAACATCACCAGTTATTTTCTTAAAAGAAGCATGTCATGTAAGTTTGCACCAATATGCCTTGCAATAGTATTACATTTTACACATAACAAAAAGTAGATGTCTTTTTTGGATAAATCAATTTCAGTTAAACCTTCATAGTTTCCCATACCTTTTGAGATTACAAATTCATGATCATCGAAGATTTGTCTAAATTCGTCTGAAATTTCACTATCAACATAACCTACAGTTCCAGCACCGATTTCAACAAGTTTTCCAAATTCATCAAGTCCAACGTCAAGTGCTTCAACCATAGTAGCATCATTTAAAATAGGTTCTGATTTAACAGCAATTGTAATATCCAAATCATATTCTTTTAGTTTAGCTAATAATAGCTTGTCAAATACAATTTCTCCAGTATTATCTACTAAATACAATACTTTATCATGAGTTTTCAGAGAGTTTTCAAATTCTTCAATGTCTTTAACTGCCAAATCTTTTTTTAGTGAACTTTTAATTACACCTTCAATATCATCATCTAAGGTAAAAGCTCCAAAATCCAAAATATTACCTATAATAGCTATTTTAACATAGTTTTCTAAACTGTCATCTTCATCCAATATTTTTTTGACTTCAGGCAAGTATTTAAGTGCAATTTCATTGCCTTCAACTTTTTCTTTGTAATATGGATCCATACAGCCGGTTTTTTGTTTGATGATTTTATGCATTGAAGAACCAGTACTGTTTGAATTGGTTCCTGCTTTGAAAGTAGTGCTTAGAAATTTGAAGATTTCTTCCATTACTTTCATTTTAACATTTTCATCATCAGTTGATAAATCTAAAGCTTCACGAGCCTGTCTTAAAAAACAAGGCCCACATTCATAACTAATATCCAAAATTAACCACCATATATAATTTGAACTAATTGAATTTCATCACCATCTTCAATTACAGTATCTTCAATTACAAGTTCTCCGTTTTGTTTTGATACTATAGTTTGAGCAGATAATCCTAATTCAGTGAGTACATCTTTAATTGTGTAATTATCATTTGGCAATTCTCTTTTTTCATCAATTGATTTGTATTTTAATGTAAATTCCATTTTATCACAATCCTAATTCTTCTAAAAAGGAACATGCTTTACATAATTCATTAGCTGAAGGTTCACCACATCTTTTGCATCTTCCATGATTGAAATCTTTTTTAAAGTCTTCTTTCAATACATTTTTAATTTTATCATATCCTCTAAGAGTAGAGTATTTGATTGTAGGATGTTTTTCTGCAAGCTGATTTATAACCTCAGAAACTTCTCCTCTAAATGATTGCATTGCATAAGGACAACTGTCAAAGTGAACTTCCAGTTCTTTTGCAACAACATATAATCCAATTTCACGTTCCGGAATTTCACGTAAAGGTTTAATCTTAACTGTAAACTCTTCAGCTTTGGATTCTGTTTTTGCACCTAATTTAGTTAAGTTATCAGTGTTTCCTTCAAGATAATTCATTAAAATTCCCTGAACTTCATCATCAAGGTTATGTCCTGTAGCTATTTTTGTTGCTCCCATTTCACGAGCTGCTTTATTAATAATGGTTCTTCTAAATACTCCACAGTAGGTACAGGAACCTTTATGATTTTCTCTTTGCATTATTTCATCTAAGGTAATTCCATATTCGTCTTTAAGTGAAACTACTTTGTGTTCAATACCTAATCTCTCAGCATGCCTAATAGCTATATCAACACCGTCTTGGCGATAGTTATCAATTCCTTCATCTACTGTTACTGCACACAAGTCAATAATGTGCATTTCACGAAATGTATTTAAGATTTCAAGTGTTGTTACACTGTCTTTTCCACCTGAAAGAGCAACTAAAACCTTATCTCCTTTATCTAACAGTTTTTCTTTTCTAACGGTTTTAATAGCTTTTTTCTCAACTGATTCAATAAAACAATCCTTACATAATAGCTGGCCGGACTGTTCTTTTTTAATAATAACTTTAGGATTACCACATTTACTACATTGCATAATTATTACCTACATTTGTTCTACAAATCTTGCTAGTTGATTAAGAGTATTAACTTCAAAAACCTGTGCTCCAGCGTCTCTGTAGAGTGAAACACAGCTGTCTACAACATCCCATTTGTTTTTATCTTCAGGGTTTAAAATTACAACTTTTTTGGAATCTCTTACCATTTCCTCAACAATATCCACACTGGCAGGAACTCCATTTACTTTTGGCCCTGCCCAATCACGACAATCAGATAAAATAATAACATGGGATTTGTTATTTATATTTGCCATCTCCTGAAAGCTCTTAAATGCTGTATACATGTTTGAGGTACCATGAACCATCATATTTTTAACACGTAAATCTTTCACTTTAACAAATGCATCTAAGAGATACTCTTCTTTTAGAGCAGAAGATGTTTCAATTACTTTATTGTCAAATTCAAATGTTCTAGAACGTTTGAATGCTGTTTGAGCTGAAAACATCAACATGAAAAACCAGCTACTAATCCATTCACATGAACCACTTATGTCATTTAAAAATAAGTGTTCATTCTTATGAGGCCTTGGTTTTGCTTTAATAAGCTCTAGCGGAACCCCACCATATTTTAAATTAACTCTTATGGTTCTTCTAATATCAATTTTGTTACAGTTCATTTTAGATTTTCTTCTTGAACGCTTATTAGCTATTCTTCTACCTAACTGCTGACAGATTTCAAGCATTCTTGGATCAAAACGATTTAATTTGGTTAAGTCTTTATTCATTAATTCCCCATCGCGTTCGAGTTTTTTAGCTTCCTCAAGTAATGGTTGGCCTGAAAGCATTTTCAATTTTTCATTAGTAATTTTTTCTTTTCTAATACTTTGAGCCATGCTTTCCTGTTTTTTAATGATATATTTATTTGATTTAGGACCTCTGCCCTCATATGCTTTACTTCTTTTAACTTCTTCAGGCATTTCAACTTTTTTAATAGCAAATATTTCTTCAAAAACCTTATTGAATTTAGGAATATCATACTTGTCTTTAACATAAACTGCCATCAGTGCAGTTTTAAGCAAGTTTCTGTCTTCCTCACCCAAGTCCTCATAAACCTGTATAGCTGCCTTAGTACTTCTAATACTTACAGGGACATCTTTTTGCCTTAACTGGGCGGATAAATCTACTATTTTATTTATCATTTTAATCCTTATCTAAAACATCTTTTAAAACTCTTTTTCTATCGCTTTCTGTTTTAATAGCTACACCAACACTGTCTTTTAAAGATTTATCCAAATCATCAGTGCCTAAACTCATGACTGACTGAACCCAATCAACAGTACCTCTAACAGAAGGTTTTTTCATTAAGTTAAGATTACGAATATCATGAACAATCTTAACAATATGTGAAATAATGCCCTCATCTGCATGAGGTAATTTGGATTTGACGATTTCAATCTCACGTTCGACAGTTGGATATGGGATGTATAAAAACAAACATCTATCCTTAGTCTCATTAAGTAATGATCTTTGAGAGTTTGATGTTAAAATAACAATCAAATCGTTTTTTAATTGGAAAGTTCCCAAATCATTAATTGTTATTTCTTTTTCACCTAATGCCTGAAGTAAGAAGCTTTCTACTTCTTCATCTGCTTTGTCAATTTCATCAATAAGTAATACTGAGTCATTATCATTTAAAAATGCATTAAGTAAAGGACGTCTTATGAAAAATTCCTCATCAAATATTTTATCTTCTTTAACGGAATCATTTTTAGCAGCTTCCAAATGAAGAAGTTGTTTTTGATAGTTCCATTCACCGACAATTTGTTCGAAGTTAATTCCTTCATAACATTGTATCCTGAAAAAGTCCCTATCAAAAGTCTTTGCAATTACTTTTGCAAGCTCTGTTTTTCCAACACCAGGAGGTCCTTCAATAAGCATTGGTTTTCCAAGTAATAAGGATAAATATAAAGTAGTTGAAATTTCATTATTTGAAACATAATCTGCACTTAACAGACTTTTATCAATATCTTTAATACTAATATTTTCAATTTGCAATTTTAAACCTTCCAATCTATTATAAGTTAAGATTTAATCTAAATTTATTTAAAGTTTATGCAACAATATATTAATAATAATTCAAAAATGGGGGTGGATTATGGAAACTGAAGACATGATTATTGTAGGATTAGTAGTCTTAATCGTGATTTGTGGAGCACTTGCATTTTTTGTTACAAGCAGTGGAATTTCATTCAATAATGATCCAGTACCTGTAATGAACAATACCACAACAAACATTACAACCAATAATACAGTTAATAATACATCAGATGACACTTCTGTTCGCGATACCGGTGCTTCAAGTCCAGAAAGTAGTGGTACAAGCAGTGTAAGCTATAGTAATCAAGGATACTATAGTGGTTCACAATCCAGCTATTCATACTCAAGCAGCAGTAATAGTGAACCAGTAGAACAACCAACTGAATCTGACACACAAGCCGGACAAAACGAAGGCACAATTGATCCAGAGGATTTCAGTTAATACTATTTTTTAAGTTCGTCAGGATTTTTGAATAATTCAAAATCCTGAACATATTCTTTTCCAGTAATCATTGCAATTTCTGCTTTTTGCAATTCGGAACCTAAATATGCAGCGTGTTCCATTCTTGTAACTAATTCTTTTTCAATGATTTCTTCATAGATTTCTTTAGCAGAATGTCCAACAATTACAAAGTCAGGTTCATTTTTCTTAAAATGAGTAGCAGTAATTCTGCTGTCCTTTACAGTAGTTGCATAGTCAACATGAATTTTAAAACTGCCTGCTTTATCTCTTATGAATTTCATTGGTTTTTTCTGGCGAATTTCAGGAACTCCATCTCTTTCGTTTACTATGATATCATTTCTTTTATGTTTATCTTTAAATTCAACCAAATTGATTCCTAAATCTTTTGGAATGGATTTTCTGTGTTTTGCAAGAAACATCATTTTAGATGCAGTAGCTAATTCACGAACACTACCACGTGTTTTTCCACTTTCTTCAGGAGTAAATAATATACTTACTCCAAGTTCCATACCAATACCTGCCAATAAAACATTGACTCCCCCTGAATCTGCATCCATTAGCTCGGTAACATTTCCAACACCGAAAAACATTGGTGCAGGGTTTGTTTTGTGAAATTCATTACATGCGATTATTGACTCTACAATACTTGCACTGTTAACAGGATCTAAAATTAAATCTGCAACGTATTTTACTCCTTCAGTGTCTTTTATTAACTGATGCATTGCTTCAACACGTTCACTTGGAGATTTTGGAGATTTACCTTGAGAAAAGTTTGTTGGAAGTAAAACTGCAGGAATCTGTTTTTCTTTTAATACTTCTTTAACTTCACTGTTGTTTCCTAAATCAAGACTTAATACAAAATCAATTCCATTTTCTGCAGCTGTTTTAATCTCATTTGGATTTAATGTATCAATGCTTAATGGTCTATCGCCCACAATAGGACGTAATGTTTCAATTAACTCAGGAATTTTATCTGAAAAATCTTCACCAGCAGCCATTCCTATATCAATCATATCTGCTCCAGAATCAACGAAATACTGACATTTGTTTATTAATGCTTCTTTTGATAAGAATGGTGCATTAGCTATTTCAGCAAGTACTCTCATTGGGAAGTCTTCACCAACCGGAAGATTTCTAATTAGGATATTATTTGGTTTTTCAAGAAGTTTTTCAATAGTCTCAGTGTCATTTTCAAAATCTTCAATGAATTTTAAAGCCTGTTTTCTTTTTTCTTCATTAATCAGTTTATCTGCAGGGGTGGTTTGTGACAATTCAATTTTTTCAATTAAGTCTAAAACCATTGCCAAGTCTGCACCGTCAGTGGATCCTTTAAATGTTGGAATTCCAAGTTCTTTTGTAATTTCTTTTGTTCCTTTTTTAATTAAACCTGGAACTAAAATCATATCAATTTCATCCATTTGGTCTGCAAAACATTTCTTAACTTCATTAATAATTAATCTTGGAGTTAAAAATGCTGCAACCTGAGTATTGTCAACAATATGTACAATGATATCTTCTTTTGAGTTTGAAACAACATCTTTTATTAAAGGATATGCCAACTCTCCTGTGATAATTAAAACTTTCATAATACCTTCCAATGAGATTTTTCTAATTATATTATATGACTAAACATTATTATTAAATTCTTTTAAAATTTTGAAATTTTCACAATAAAAATCAGAGTATAAAAAGTAACATAAACCTTTATATATTTTGGAATTTATAATGATTATACATGATAAATATATGGAGGAAAAATTAAATGATTGAAATTCGTTTTCATGGAAGAGGAGGACAAGGAGCTGTAACCGCTGCTGAGATTTTAGCTAAAGCAGCTTTCAAAGACGGCAAATATTCTCAAGCTTTTCCATTCTTTGGAGTAGAACGTAGAGGAGCTCCAGTTATGGCGTTCACCAGAATTGATGACAAGCCAATTGATTTGAGATACCAAATCTACAATCCGGACTATGTATTAGTATTAGATGATGGATTATTAAACGTAGTGGATGTATTTTCAGGAATCAAAGACAATACTGAAGTTATTATCAACACCGAAACTTTTGAAGGTAGTGGAGAACATACCGTCCACAGTATTGATGCAACCGGAGTTGCATTAGACATGTTAGGACGTAACATTGTAAATACTATTATTTTAGGATATTTTGCTAAAAAAACCCAACTTGTAAGTATCGAATCATTACTTGAAGTAATTAGAGAAACATTCCCTGGAAAAGTTGGAGAACTAAATGTAGAAGCTACTAAAAAAGCTTATGAAATGGGATAGAAAAGGGTGAAGAGAATGGTAAGCATAGGATGCGTAATTAAAACACCAGGTAATAGTAGAATTAACAAAACTGGAAGTTGGAGAACTTTTAAACCAATTTTAGACAAAGAAAAATGTATTGACTGTAATAATTGTATTATCTTCTGTCCAGATTCCAGTGTAAACAAACAACATGACATAGATTATGATTACTGCAAAGGATGTGGAATTTGTGCATATGAATGTCCTTCCGATGCAATTGAAATGGTAAAAGAATAAAGAGAGTGATTTAATGATAAAAGAAGTAATGACCGCAAACAAAGCAGTTGCAGAAGCTGTAAGATTAGCTAAACCACAAGTTATTCCCGTTTATCCAATTACTCCACAAACTACAATTTCAGAATACTTAGCTCAATACGTTGCAGACGAAAAAATTGATGCTAAATATGTTAAAGTAGAATCAGAACACAGTGCAATAAGTGCTGCAGTTGGAGCTAGTGGTGCTGGAGTAAGAACCTTTACCGCAACATCCTCCCAAGGATTAATGTTAATGCACGAAATTTTATTCGCAGCAGCAGGTATGAGAACTCCTATTGTTTTAGCAGATGCAAACAGAGCAATTTCTGCACCCTTAAACATTTGGAACGACCAACAAGACTCCATTGCACAAAGAGATGCTGGATGGTTACAAATTTATGTTGAAAATGCACAAGAAGCATTAGATACTACTTTAATGGCATATAAAATTTCAGAAAACCCAGATGTATTACTTCCATCAATGGTATGTTTAGACGGATTTATTTTAACTCACACTGTAGAACCTGTTGAAATTCCAGATCAAGAAAGTGTAGATAAATTCTTACCTCCATATGTTCCTAAACATGCATATCTTGATCCAAATGACCCAATGTCCATTGGTAACTTTGCAGATACTCACTACTATACAGAAGCAAGACATGATATGGAAGTTGCAATGACCAAATCCATTGGAGTTATTGAAGAAACCTGTAAAGAATTTGCTGAAATCTTTGGAAGAGAATATGGTCTTGTTGAACCATACAAAACCGAAGATGCAGATATTGTTATTGTTGCAATGGGTTCACTTTGTAGTACCATTAGAGTTGTAGTAGACCAATTAAGAGAAAAAGGAGAAAAAGTAGGTTTACTTAAAATTAGAGCATACAGACCATTCCCTGTTGAAGCAATCAAAGACGCAGTTAAAAACTGTCAAAAAATTGCTGTTATTGATAAAAACTTCACCTTCGGAATTGGTGGAGCATTATATGCTGATATGAAAGTTAAAATTGATAAAGAAATCTATGGATTTGTTGCAGGTTTAGGTGGAAGAGACATTATACCTGAATACATTGTTGAAGCTTATGAAAAAACAAAAGTACCTGAACAAGAAGTTACATGGATTGGACTTAAGGAGGAATAGATATGGATATACCTGATAAAGATTTATTAGCACCAGGACACAGAGGTTGTGCTGGTTGTGGAGCATCAATTGCTGTGAAATTAGCTCTTAACGCATTAGGCAAAAACACTGTAGCTATTTCTGCTACAGGTTGTCTTGAAGTAATGACTACCCCATACCCAGAAACTTCATGGGAAGTACCATTCATTCACGTTGCATTTGAAAACTCCGGATCAGTTGCATCTGGTGTAGAAAGTGCATTAAGAATCCAAGGAAAAGATGATGTTAACGTTGTTGCTTTCGGTGGTGACGGAGGAACTGTAGATATTGGTTTACAATCCTTATCCGGAGCTATGGAAAGAGGCCACGACATGCTCTACATCTGTTACGATAACGAAGCATACATGAACACTGGTATCCAAAGAAGTGGAGCTACTCCATACGGAGCAAGTACAACTACTTCACCAAAAGGTATCGGAAGTTTCGGAGAAGACAAACCTAAGAAAAACATGCCAATGATTATGGCAGCTCATGGAATTCCATATGTAGCTACCGCATCTATTGCATATCCTGAAGACTACGTTAAAAAAGTTAAAAAAGCAGCTTCAATTAAAGGTCCTGCTTACATACACTTACAACAACCATGTACTACTGGTTGGGGATACCCATCTGAAAAAACCATTGAAATGGGTAGATTAGCAGTAGAAACCGGATCTTGGGTATTATATGAAATTGACCATGGAAACTTCGATATTACCTACAGACCAGATGAAAGAAAACCTGTTAAAGATTA
This window encodes:
- a CDS encoding DUF308 domain-containing protein, which encodes MKTKFVSLLAVFLGLIIIVFPLMGVIGASSLIGLSALLMSIYLLVTGITIIDYNSRGAILDLVLGLLLLFVSICLIFNPALLGFLTELSMYFSGIMLIIVAVVSLINNRNSRYGFYTGILGIILGLLYIIVGTYLSNPIILGTFIGVWLVINGILNFMDR
- a CDS encoding adenylyltransferase/cytidyltransferase family protein; this translates as MLILIGISADFDPVHKGHEKLIKEARKLADEKNKKVVVYLNKGFSANHAPFFASFEARKEMALALGADEVRCFEGLHHRLVLSYSVPIRLQQMIDDGVTDYITSASISLDEIKSKAQKFIDEGNFVGMPKHYTNRNEIRWYAINQFLGSKLEYHVVKELNKDKYSGRLIRQSIIDNDMTITDDVKKVLPKSTVDILQREIDAGNIPEERNWDDIYKRMNTYSRGNLEKIAYLNGNTINEIIKKRVYRDPESIWAVFRRSNYGPVMTRLAISAIEMDVTKKEVMDLMKSYESKGVIPDNQKVQRVIDRAWYVASSDLDAREANEKFRSEFIEVDAPLKLEAGLNLTKFETKITKEGINTDLYVDKKGKISVQFKSEGKKIKTNLRLPAVEVTYLRYIMDAHFIPVSGSIKKAKKGFKVEVVIG
- a CDS encoding NAD(P)-dependent oxidoreductase, which translates into the protein MIIGLIGFGKVLQNLTKIIKSDEITFLTSTENRSHKTIEAIEKSGIEVKDTFKQVAIDSDILISANSPKNALEVAKNYGKFAKGIYLDLNNISPETTFKISQYVDNLVDGAIIGKIDSDNPSLYICGEQSDELLFLDEFIQTRKISDNLGEVAILKLLRSSYTKSLSALLIETTETAKQYGLEEEFFDILTLTEGDDFRQKSLSRINNTLNNSKRKSEELEEIIECFDKNELIMVKAALKKLNQ
- a CDS encoding ARMT1-like domain-containing protein, with translation MDISYECGPCFLRQAREALDLSTDDENVKMKVMEEIFKFLSTTFKAGTNSNSTGSSMHKIIKQKTGCMDPYYKEKVEGNEIALKYLPEVKKILDEDDSLENYVKIAIIGNILDFGAFTLDDDIEGVIKSSLKKDLAVKDIEEFENSLKTHDKVLYLVDNTGEIVFDKLLLAKLKEYDLDITIAVKSEPILNDATMVEALDVGLDEFGKLVEIGAGTVGYVDSEISDEFRQIFDDHEFVISKGMGNYEGLTEIDLSKKDIYFLLCVKCNTIARHIGANLHDMLLLRK
- a CDS encoding MoaD/ThiS family protein, which translates into the protein MEFTLKYKSIDEKRELPNDNYTIKDVLTELGLSAQTIVSKQNGELVIEDTVIEDGDEIQLVQIIYGG
- a CDS encoding TIGR00269 family protein, which encodes MQCSKCGNPKVIIKKEQSGQLLCKDCFIESVEKKAIKTVRKEKLLDKGDKVLVALSGGKDSVTTLEILNTFREMHIIDLCAVTVDEGIDNYRQDGVDIAIRHAERLGIEHKVVSLKDEYGITLDEIMQRENHKGSCTYCGVFRRTIINKAAREMGATKIATGHNLDDEVQGILMNYLEGNTDNLTKLGAKTESKAEEFTVKIKPLREIPEREIGLYVVAKELEVHFDSCPYAMQSFRGEVSEVINQLAEKHPTIKYSTLRGYDKIKNVLKEDFKKDFNHGRCKRCGEPSANELCKACSFLEELGL
- a CDS encoding VWA domain-containing protein: MINKIVDLSAQLRQKDVPVSIRSTKAAIQVYEDLGEEDRNLLKTALMAVYVKDKYDIPKFNKVFEEIFAIKKVEMPEEVKRSKAYEGRGPKSNKYIIKKQESMAQSIRKEKITNEKLKMLSGQPLLEEAKKLERDGELMNKDLTKLNRFDPRMLEICQQLGRRIANKRSRRKSKMNCNKIDIRRTIRVNLKYGGVPLELIKAKPRPHKNEHLFLNDISGSCEWISSWFFMLMFSAQTAFKRSRTFEFDNKVIETSSALKEEYLLDAFVKVKDLRVKNMMVHGTSNMYTAFKSFQEMANINNKSHVIILSDCRDWAGPKVNGVPASVDIVEEMVRDSKKVVILNPEDKNKWDVVDSCVSLYRDAGAQVFEVNTLNQLARFVEQM
- a CDS encoding MoxR family ATPase, coding for MQIENISIKDIDKSLLSADYVSNNEISTTLYLSLLLGKPMLIEGPPGVGKTELAKVIAKTFDRDFFRIQCYEGINFEQIVGEWNYQKQLLHLEAAKNDSVKEDKIFDEEFFIRRPLLNAFLNDNDSVLLIDEIDKADEEVESFLLQALGEKEITINDLGTFQLKNDLIVILTSNSQRSLLNETKDRCLFLYIPYPTVEREIEIVKSKLPHADEGIISHIVKIVHDIRNLNLMKKPSVRGTVDWVQSVMSLGTDDLDKSLKDSVGVAIKTESDRKRVLKDVLDKD
- a CDS encoding dihydropteroate synthase-like protein → MKVLIITGELAYPLIKDVVSNSKEDIIVHIVDNTQVAAFLTPRLIINEVKKCFADQMDEIDMILVPGLIKKGTKEITKELGIPTFKGSTDGADLAMVLDLIEKIELSQTTPADKLINEEKRKQALKFIEDFENDTETIEKLLEKPNNILIRNLPVGEDFPMRVLAEIANAPFLSKEALINKCQYFVDSGADMIDIGMAAGEDFSDKIPELIETLRPIVGDRPLSIDTLNPNEIKTAAENGIDFVLSLDLGNNSEVKEVLKEKQIPAVLLPTNFSQGKSPKSPSERVEAMHQLIKDTEGVKYVADLILDPVNSASIVESIIACNEFHKTNPAPMFFGVGNVTELMDADSGGVNVLLAGIGMELGVSILFTPEESGKTRGSVRELATASKMMFLAKHRKSIPKDLGINLVEFKDKHKRNDIIVNERDGVPEIRQKKPMKFIRDKAGSFKIHVDYATTVKDSRITATHFKKNEPDFVIVGHSAKEIYEEIIEKELVTRMEHAAYLGSELQKAEIAMITGKEYVQDFELFKNPDELKK
- a CDS encoding pyruvate ferredoxin oxidoreductase subunit gamma is translated as MIEIRFHGRGGQGAVTAAEILAKAAFKDGKYSQAFPFFGVERRGAPVMAFTRIDDKPIDLRYQIYNPDYVLVLDDGLLNVVDVFSGIKDNTEVIINTETFEGSGEHTVHSIDATGVALDMLGRNIVNTIILGYFAKKTQLVSIESLLEVIRETFPGKVGELNVEATKKAYEMG
- the porD gene encoding pyruvate synthase subunit PorD — encoded protein: MVSIGCVIKTPGNSRINKTGSWRTFKPILDKEKCIDCNNCIIFCPDSSVNKQHDIDYDYCKGCGICAYECPSDAIEMVKE
- the porA gene encoding pyruvate synthase subunit PorA, whose product is MIKEVMTANKAVAEAVRLAKPQVIPVYPITPQTTISEYLAQYVADEKIDAKYVKVESEHSAISAAVGASGAGVRTFTATSSQGLMLMHEILFAAAGMRTPIVLADANRAISAPLNIWNDQQDSIAQRDAGWLQIYVENAQEALDTTLMAYKISENPDVLLPSMVCLDGFILTHTVEPVEIPDQESVDKFLPPYVPKHAYLDPNDPMSIGNFADTHYYTEARHDMEVAMTKSIGVIEETCKEFAEIFGREYGLVEPYKTEDADIVIVAMGSLCSTIRVVVDQLREKGEKVGLLKIRAYRPFPVEAIKDAVKNCQKIAVIDKNFTFGIGGALYADMKVKIDKEIYGFVAGLGGRDIIPEYIVEAYEKTKVPEQEVTWIGLKEE